The window CGATCTGTCTACCGCTACATCAAGTGTTGCGTCAACCGATGCGCTAAGCGATGCCTCGGAACTGCTGCTGCGGGTGCGATCGCCAAAGCCATTATTGTAGGTAGTGGACCTGGAAGCCGCCGCCTCTGCGTCCAAAGTAGCGCCCAACGAAGCGCTCAAGGATGCACTCGAAGAACCGCTAGCACTGCTGCTGTTGGAACCGCTTGCACTGCTGCTGCTGGATCCGCTAGCAGAACTGCTGTTGGAACCGCTTGCAGCGCTGCTGTTGGAACCACTTGCAGCGCTGGCGGATGAACCGCTTACATCAATGCTAAGCGAACCGCTGGCTTCGGAGCTTTTGGAACCGGCCGCAGCCCAGCTCGAAGAAGCGCTTTGACTGCCACTAGCCTCGAAGGACTTCTCGCGAGAGGCACTACCACTAGCAGTTTTGGTAACCGTAATGGTATCCACGCGGTAGGTCCGGTCAGCGGTGTTGTTCACTATCAGGCCAGGACCGTCTTGATTGGCGGAGGCGGTGGCTCTTGCGCTACCGAGTGGAGCATTGGTATTGGCAATTGCCATGGTGTTTTTCTGTTGGTTCAGATCGCCGCCAGCAATGTTGACACCCACGTTGCCGCTGCTGCCGTCGGCGGATCCACTCATCACGGCAGAGTTGGTTACGCCGAAGTTGTCGACGCGGTTACGGTTGCTGGTTTGCCTGACGTCAGCGGTGGCAGTGGCAGTGCCGAACACGAAGCTGTTATCGATCGCGGCGTTGTCGGAGGCTGCGTTAGCGATCGCGGCGGCGTTGTCTTGCTGGTTGCCGGAACCTGCCGCCACGTTGACGCCGACGTTGCCGC of the Pseudomonas frederiksbergensis genome contains:
- a CDS encoding heme utilization protein, whose product is MKPSMAIKPLVFAIAAVLAVAAQAGQNDRRGHHHNGGHHTPPAKMIPISATANANDRQSSTGNRIWNEGVENSAEMSSSAAGASGNVGVNVAAGSGNQQDNAAAIANAASDNAAIDNSFVFGTATATADVRQTSNRNRVDNFGVTNSAVMSGSADGSSGNVGVNIAGGDLNQQKNTMAIANTNAPLGSARATASANQDGPGLIVNNTADRTYRVDTITVTKTASGSASREKSFEASGSQSASSSWAAAGSKSSEASGSLSIDVSGSSASAASGSNSSAASGSNSSSASGSSSSSASGSNSSSASGSSSASLSASLGATLDAEAAASRSTTYNNGFGDRTRSSSSEASLSASVDATLDVAVDRSYDRSRDSSFDRSRDSSYDHSRDSSYDKSHESSYDKSRESSFEKAFDASFEKSTASSYDKSGSKSSESEYAKAGSWSESSSYDLSNTYSYQVLTPTGWANPVTNTATLSGSVNGGSGNLGVNVAAGVGNQQSNSLAISNQSF